One part of the Rickettsia akari str. Hartford genome encodes these proteins:
- a CDS encoding monovalent cation/H+ antiporter complex subunit F codes for MLNICLIIIALFICLITYLFIKKTDTFTNLLILNSCTTLVSLFICCLGLYSGNSSYLDIAIIYFLLSFIATNGYLKYFIHESNENKTD; via the coding sequence ATGCTTAACATCTGTTTAATTATTATTGCATTATTTATTTGCTTAATAACCTACCTATTTATCAAAAAAACAGATACTTTTACAAATTTATTGATTTTAAATAGCTGCACGACTTTAGTTAGTTTATTTATTTGCTGTTTAGGTTTATACTCAGGCAATAGTTCATATTTGGATATAGCCATTATTTACTTTCTTTTAAGCTTTATAGCAACAAACGGATATTTAAAATATTTTATACATGAGTCAAATGAAAACAAAACAGATTGA
- a CDS encoding amidophosphoribosyltransferase has protein sequence MNIFKRLLRMYNHAHILAMAIAKVTDKMFKADILTKSRLDKSQTFRSRKQCKSNINGSIKFNTKYNIVSKKSY, from the coding sequence ATGAATATATTTAAGAGGTTACTACGAATGTATAATCATGCTCATATTTTAGCTATGGCAATTGCAAAAGTTACCGATAAAATGTTCAAAGCCGATATTTTAACTAAATCAAGATTGGATAAGTCTCAGACTTTTCGTTCACGAAAACAATGTAAAAGTAATATAAATGGTAGTATCAAATTTAACACAAAATATAATATTGTAAGTAAAAAATCTTATTAG
- a CDS encoding ankyrin repeat domain-containing protein, translating into MYKEKYNLSEAASKELFLKLYLERYYLSEEELPEFRAYYRDGKAEAIVEESADQDLLPVIKYFIEKGGNPYLIIEDDYNKLTIFNIAANNGFLDIINYLLDNNIFTVDRRASENSVTPFHSAVEVDSIEAARLLLQNGADVNAEFEYAWAVKIAWLFVLELNRIEMAQILLENSIFIPKMHAFDSISLPLIANLLLSIKKREGL; encoded by the coding sequence GTGTATAAAGAAAAATATAACTTATCTGAAGCAGCATCAAAAGAGTTATTCTTAAAATTATATCTAGAAAGATATTATTTATCTGAAGAAGAATTACCAGAATTTAGAGCTTATTATAGAGATGGAAAAGCAGAAGCAATAGTAGAAGAGTCTGCTGATCAGGACTTATTGCCCGTAATAAAGTATTTTATTGAAAAGGGAGGTAATCCATATCTTATAATAGAAGATGATTATAATAAATTAACTATATTTAATATTGCTGCAAACAATGGATTTTTAGATATTATAAATTATCTGCTCGACAATAATATTTTTACTGTAGATCGAAGAGCTTCTGAAAATAGTGTAACGCCTTTTCATTCAGCAGTTGAAGTTGATAGTATTGAAGCTGCAAGGCTTTTACTACAAAATGGAGCAGATGTTAATGCTGAATTTGAGTATGCATGGGCTGTAAAAATTGCTTGGTTGTTTGTTCTTGAATTAAATCGTATAGAAATGGCTCAAATTCTTCTTGAGAATAGTATATTTATACCTAAGATGCACGCTTTTGATTCAATTAGTTTACCGCTTATAGCAAATTTGCTACTGTCTATAAAAAAACGTGAGGGGTTATAA
- the ubiH gene encoding 2-octaprenyl-6-methoxyphenyl hydroxylase has protein sequence MKTKQIDTIILGCGLSGMLTALSFAEKGIKTTIFESQSVKSPEFFNDIRITALTPHSKNFLFSIDIWAELEKFVAKMQEIYVVDNKAAEILDLRNDDDSVLGYVIKNSDFKKILLSRMTNNPWITLIDHNQYQDVISHNDYSIIKFDDKHIKCSLLIICDGANSKVKSHYFANEIEKSYQTALTFNIKHENPHENCAMEHFLPLGPFALLPLKNQYASSVIWSTSSDQAALIVNLPVEEVRFLTQRNAGNSLGKITIDSEISSFPLKARIANRYFHNKIVLIADTAHTIHPLAGQGLNQGIKDIETLSMIVSNNGTLQEYQKLRQEDNFIMYKLTDELNNIFSNYAKNVRYLRQIGFKAINNFKPIKTLITGYAMGKR, from the coding sequence ATGAAAACAAAACAGATTGATACTATAATCTTAGGATGCGGTTTGAGTGGCATGCTAACCGCACTTTCTTTTGCAGAAAAGGGTATTAAAACTACTATATTCGAGAGTCAATCGGTAAAAAGCCCAGAGTTTTTCAACGATATAAGAATTACTGCTTTAACGCCGCATTCCAAAAATTTCTTATTCTCTATTGATATATGGGCAGAGCTTGAAAAGTTTGTGGCAAAAATGCAAGAAATATATGTGGTAGATAATAAGGCTGCAGAGATATTAGATTTACGCAATGACGATGACTCTGTACTTGGATATGTGATTAAGAATAGTGATTTTAAAAAAATACTATTGTCAAGAATGACTAATAATCCGTGGATAACATTAATTGATCATAATCAATATCAAGATGTTATAAGCCATAATGACTACTCGATTATAAAATTTGATGATAAACACATTAAGTGTAGTTTATTAATTATATGTGATGGCGCAAATTCAAAAGTGAAGTCTCATTATTTTGCTAATGAAATTGAAAAATCTTATCAAACTGCTCTTACATTTAATATTAAGCATGAAAATCCACATGAAAATTGTGCTATGGAACATTTCCTGCCGCTTGGTCCTTTTGCTTTGCTGCCTTTAAAAAATCAATATGCTTCATCCGTAATATGGTCAACTTCTTCTGATCAGGCTGCTTTAATTGTTAATTTGCCTGTGGAAGAAGTTAGATTTTTAACTCAAAGAAATGCCGGTAATTCTTTAGGTAAAATTACTATTGATAGTGAGATTAGTAGTTTTCCGCTAAAAGCTCGTATAGCAAATAGATATTTTCATAATAAGATAGTGCTTATTGCCGACACTGCTCACACAATACATCCTTTAGCAGGACAGGGGCTTAATCAGGGCATAAAGGATATAGAGACTTTGAGTATGATTGTTAGTAATAATGGTACATTACAAGAATACCAAAAGCTAAGGCAAGAGGATAATTTTATTATGTATAAGCTGACTGATGAGTTAAATAATATTTTTTCAAATTATGCCAAAAATGTAAGATATTTAAGACAAATAGGATTTAAGGCGATAAATAATTTTAAGCCTATAAAAACCTTGATTACTGGCTATGCGATGGGGAAGAGGTGA
- a CDS encoding pentapeptide repeat-containing protein: MLKVISIITIYLLLSSCSESTRDANGLLTDSQSTVIRNYIISQNSKNLKVHLKEKFGSNLKGVKLIGVKLINEDLSGIDLTSCEILRADFAGSNLEKAILTNAIIQESNFADSVIKNISGYNSDFQGSIFNNVTLQNTNFVRSNFSDTAFNKTTIINVNFENSQFSHVLWRNSTIDGVNFQKTNLKNNSFKNTNITNSIFYGTDLEKSVINNTNFTNNYFESSDLSHTKLTAVIIKDSNFTQSIFNEVNFNNIQSHNSFFSYASFQDSTLRNISLTKCDLQNSTISSSVLNHFKIDNAILNNMSLNDNKFNNLSIKNSNANFVRINKTKGSNITLDNISYTNNIFSNNDFKQFIVINTDLNSSEIINSNITNGQFNNVNFSKSLIQNVNFSDVKMTLGNLNQVALINSNLTNTTVINSVLSNSQINNINYQAYSGFINTNVSNNIILNSNNSSKIPPNNIVISSVKDLQKITNLTNINLTNLDLSSLVFNETDFSNSIFKNANLTNTVIKNSILKEANFSTAILTKTDFSNSILTNSIFKSAKIDRAGFNNSDLTNADFTEATIKDTSFDQAKTSGMKGVE; encoded by the coding sequence ATGCTTAAAGTAATATCAATAATTACTATTTATTTGTTATTAAGCAGCTGCTCCGAATCTACTCGTGATGCGAATGGATTACTTACGGATAGTCAGAGCACAGTAATTCGGAATTATATAATATCGCAAAATTCTAAAAACCTTAAAGTGCACCTTAAAGAGAAGTTCGGTTCAAATTTAAAAGGAGTCAAATTAATAGGAGTCAAGCTAATAAATGAAGATTTATCAGGAATAGATTTAACTTCCTGTGAAATATTACGTGCTGATTTTGCAGGTAGTAATTTAGAAAAAGCTATACTTACAAATGCTATAATTCAAGAAAGTAATTTTGCAGATTCGGTAATAAAAAATATTTCCGGATATAATTCTGACTTTCAAGGTTCAATTTTTAACAATGTAACATTACAAAATACAAATTTTGTTCGATCAAATTTTAGCGATACTGCTTTTAATAAAACTACTATAATAAATGTCAACTTTGAAAATTCTCAATTTAGTCATGTATTATGGCGCAATAGCACCATCGATGGTGTTAATTTTCAAAAAACTAACCTAAAGAATAATAGCTTTAAAAATACTAATATAACAAATTCAATATTTTACGGTACGGATTTAGAAAAAAGTGTAATAAATAATACCAATTTTACTAATAATTATTTTGAATCTAGCGATCTAAGTCACACTAAATTAACGGCAGTAATAATTAAGGATTCTAACTTTACACAAAGCATTTTTAATGAAGTAAATTTTAATAACATACAAAGTCACAACTCTTTCTTTTCATACGCTTCCTTTCAAGATTCAACGTTACGGAATATTAGCCTTACTAAATGTGATTTACAAAATAGTACAATTAGTAGTTCAGTTTTAAATCATTTTAAAATCGATAATGCTATATTAAATAACATGAGTCTCAACGATAACAAATTTAATAATTTATCAATAAAAAATAGTAATGCCAATTTTGTAAGGATTAATAAAACTAAAGGCTCAAATATTACTTTAGATAATATCAGCTATACTAATAATATTTTTAGCAATAATGATTTTAAACAATTTATAGTGATTAATACTGACTTAAACAGCAGTGAAATAATAAACTCAAATATAACTAACGGACAATTTAATAATGTAAATTTTTCTAAATCTTTAATACAAAACGTAAATTTTTCAGATGTTAAAATGACTTTAGGTAATTTAAACCAAGTAGCTCTAATAAATTCTAATCTAACAAATACTACGGTTATTAACTCCGTCCTTTCTAATTCACAAATAAATAATATTAACTACCAAGCATATTCCGGTTTTATTAATACTAATGTTTCTAATAATATTATTTTAAATAGCAATAATTCGAGCAAAATTCCACCAAATAATATAGTAATAAGTTCGGTAAAAGATTTGCAAAAAATCACTAACTTAACAAATATAAATTTAACAAATCTTGACCTAAGTAGTTTAGTATTTAATGAAACAGATTTTTCAAATAGTATCTTTAAAAATGCTAATTTAACAAATACGGTAATAAAGAATTCTATTTTAAAAGAAGCTAATTTTTCTACAGCAATACTTACTAAAACAGATTTCTCAAACTCAATATTAACAAATAGCATATTTAAATCAGCTAAAATTGATCGGGCAGGCTTTAATAACTCTGACCTAACAAATGCTGATTTTACCGAAGCAACAATTAAAGATACTTCATTTGATCAAGCTAAGACAAGCGGAATGAAAGGCGTAGAATAG
- a CDS encoding sigma-54-dependent transcriptional regulator translates to MSQLDVLIVDDEESIRNLIAANLKDEGFNPKVAANSTQALKILSAKPVSAVILDIWLQGSEIDGLGILEIIKKRYPLMPVIIISGHGTIETAVNAIKMGAYDYIEKPFNNDKLVILLKRACEVTKLKRENIDLKSKVIDKTELVGECAVTLKYKMEIEKAASSSSRIMIHGKVGSGKELAARLIHKQSKRVNNPFIIFSPTCMTTEKINQELFGEFAKQENNNKRPTILAFANNGTLYIDEVSSIPMPIQVKLLKFLKDQTITKPCGKTIKVDIKIITGTSKNIQDEVNNGKFLEDLYYRLNVSSLKVPSLYERKEDIPLLVKYFVKQLSKFSGLKERNFADETIAALQSYEWPGNIRQLRNVVEWTLIMNPLTVGNNEIIKPYMIPSEILANSANLTKLEDSFDMLSMPLREAREVFERQYLSAQMSRFNNNISKTSSFVGMERSALHRKLKLLSLHIPPTNRINEEKYEEANA, encoded by the coding sequence ATGTCACAACTAGATGTTTTAATAGTAGATGATGAAGAAAGTATACGAAATCTCATTGCTGCAAATTTGAAAGATGAAGGTTTTAATCCTAAGGTTGCCGCTAATAGTACTCAAGCTCTTAAAATACTTTCCGCGAAACCGGTCTCTGCAGTGATACTTGATATTTGGCTTCAAGGAAGCGAAATTGACGGTCTTGGGATTTTAGAGATAATTAAAAAACGCTATCCTTTAATGCCCGTAATAATTATTAGCGGTCACGGTACTATAGAAACAGCAGTAAATGCTATAAAAATGGGTGCTTACGATTATATAGAAAAACCTTTTAATAATGATAAATTAGTTATTTTACTTAAAAGAGCTTGCGAAGTAACAAAGTTAAAACGTGAAAATATAGATTTAAAATCAAAAGTTATAGATAAAACTGAATTAGTAGGCGAATGTGCGGTAACTTTAAAATATAAAATGGAAATAGAAAAGGCAGCTAGCTCTAGCAGTCGTATAATGATTCACGGTAAAGTCGGTAGCGGTAAAGAACTTGCAGCAAGGTTAATTCATAAACAATCTAAAAGAGTTAATAATCCGTTCATTATTTTCAGCCCTACCTGTATGACTACAGAAAAAATTAATCAAGAATTATTCGGCGAATTTGCAAAGCAGGAAAATAATAATAAACGCCCTACTATCTTAGCATTTGCTAATAACGGTACTTTATATATAGATGAGGTCAGTAGTATTCCTATGCCCATCCAGGTAAAATTATTAAAATTCCTTAAAGATCAGACTATTACAAAGCCTTGTGGAAAAACTATTAAAGTTGATATAAAAATTATCACAGGTACTTCTAAAAATATTCAAGATGAAGTTAATAATGGCAAATTCCTAGAAGATCTATATTATCGCCTTAATGTATCCTCTCTAAAAGTACCCTCATTATATGAGAGAAAAGAAGATATACCGCTACTAGTTAAATATTTTGTTAAACAGCTTTCAAAATTTTCAGGTTTAAAAGAACGTAACTTTGCTGATGAAACTATCGCTGCTCTTCAATCCTATGAATGGCCGGGTAATATCAGACAATTACGTAATGTAGTTGAATGGACTTTGATTATGAATCCATTAACTGTAGGTAATAATGAAATTATCAAACCTTATATGATACCTTCCGAAATATTAGCAAATAGTGCTAATCTCACAAAACTTGAAGATAGTTTTGATATGTTATCTATGCCACTTAGAGAGGCTAGAGAAGTTTTTGAACGTCAATATCTATCGGCACAAATGAGTCGTTTTAATAATAATATTTCAAAAACATCCTCATTTGTCGGTATGGAAAGATCAGCTTTGCATCGTAAATTAAAATTATTAAGCTTACATATACCTCCTACAAATAGAATCAATGAAGAAAAATATGAGGAAGCAAATGCTTAA
- a CDS encoding peptidoglycan D,D-transpeptidase FtsI family protein: MKQILGKWKPAIKSLIIWNVCSKNTKIRLLMVICGFSFLFCTLSYRLIIVATSVYDKNINSFKKNHQFRKEIVDRNGNLLAVNLPSASLFANPQIVLDPETSVKKLAEILPDINKAKLLSELKSNKSFIWVKRDLLPSQQEKITSLGLPGFEFEEEQKRIYTFSNLLSHVVGYVGRDLVGLSGLELAYDKYLTNSDYELNEPKNRKEPLQLSIDIRLQSILSEEIDKTLKQFKAIGAVGIIADPNNGEILALVNKPDFDPHHPSLAKPEELFNIASLGIYEMGSVFKALTMAVGFDTGAINMNDAYDISYMKVGGFQLKDYTPRQGWHSVPEIFLYSSNIGTSQIMLEIGKSNFKKYLKKLGLLDQLQIELPERGTPLFPSEKRWNELTSVTMSYGYGISISPLHFVRAMLPVVNGGTLYDITLLKRKDAKVIGTKVFSENTSTQMKKLFRSVVKEGNGKRAEVKGYLIGGKTGTAEKLSQGSGGKKKYLKNSRASSFLGVLPASNPQYIIFIRFDEPKPTKESFGFATASWTAAPTAGRVFERMISLYGLEPIEQSEEES; the protein is encoded by the coding sequence ATGAAACAAATTTTAGGAAAATGGAAACCTGCAATTAAAAGTCTGATAATTTGGAACGTTTGTAGTAAAAATACAAAAATCCGATTATTAATGGTTATTTGTGGCTTTTCTTTTCTTTTTTGTACTTTATCTTACAGATTGATAATCGTTGCTACGAGTGTTTACGATAAAAATATTAATTCCTTTAAAAAAAATCATCAATTTAGAAAAGAAATAGTTGATCGAAATGGTAATTTATTAGCAGTTAACCTACCTTCTGCCTCATTATTTGCTAATCCACAAATAGTTCTCGATCCTGAAACTTCCGTAAAAAAACTAGCAGAAATTCTACCTGATATTAATAAAGCTAAATTACTTTCTGAACTAAAATCAAATAAAAGCTTTATATGGGTAAAAAGGGATTTATTACCTAGTCAGCAGGAAAAAATAACTAGCCTTGGGTTACCTGGTTTTGAATTTGAAGAAGAGCAGAAACGCATTTATACTTTTTCTAATTTATTGTCGCATGTTGTCGGTTATGTAGGTAGAGATTTGGTAGGGCTTAGTGGCTTAGAACTCGCTTATGATAAATATTTAACTAATTCCGATTATGAATTAAACGAACCAAAGAATAGGAAAGAACCGCTGCAATTATCTATTGATATTAGATTACAAAGTATTTTAAGTGAAGAGATTGATAAAACTTTAAAGCAATTTAAGGCCATAGGAGCAGTAGGAATTATTGCAGATCCAAATAATGGCGAGATTTTAGCATTAGTAAATAAGCCTGATTTCGATCCGCATCATCCGAGTTTAGCAAAACCGGAAGAGTTGTTTAATATAGCAAGTCTTGGCATTTACGAAATGGGTTCGGTGTTTAAGGCATTAACTATGGCAGTCGGTTTTGATACTGGTGCAATAAATATGAATGATGCTTATGATATAAGTTATATGAAAGTGGGAGGATTCCAGCTTAAGGATTATACGCCAAGGCAAGGGTGGCATAGTGTGCCTGAGATTTTTCTATATTCTTCAAATATTGGCACAAGTCAAATTATGCTTGAAATCGGTAAAAGCAATTTTAAAAAATACCTTAAGAAATTAGGTCTATTAGATCAGTTACAAATAGAATTACCTGAACGAGGTACTCCGTTATTTCCTTCCGAGAAAAGATGGAATGAGTTAACTAGTGTTACTATGTCGTACGGCTACGGCATTTCAATTAGTCCTTTGCATTTTGTTAGAGCAATGTTACCGGTCGTTAACGGCGGTACTTTATATGATATTACTTTATTAAAAAGAAAGGATGCAAAAGTAATAGGTACAAAAGTTTTTAGTGAAAATACCTCTACCCAAATGAAGAAATTATTTAGGTCGGTAGTAAAAGAAGGTAATGGTAAAAGAGCAGAGGTCAAAGGGTATCTTATCGGCGGTAAGACCGGTACAGCAGAAAAACTTTCACAAGGTTCAGGGGGGAAAAAGAAATATCTAAAAAATAGTAGAGCTTCATCATTTTTAGGTGTGCTGCCCGCATCTAACCCGCAATATATTATTTTTATTAGATTTGATGAGCCGAAACCGACTAAAGAAAGTTTTGGCTTTGCAACGGCAAGCTGGACGGCTGCCCCTACTGCCGGTAGAGTGTTTGAGCGTATGATATCTTTATATGGTTTAGAGCCGATAGAACAAAGTGAGGAAGAGAGTTGA
- the mrdA gene encoding penicillin-binding protein 2, translated as MLNKKILHGELISRRAFIIGLGKLGFLSLLGIRMFYLQLIKSEEYKTLSDKNRINFVVLPPTRGRIYDVDGSILATNKPCYQLVIDRSINNNYLDELAIVSNILNLSPEKYNYIKQKIKKSSRHTPVIILDQLDWQQVSMVEEQKHKLASIFIDIGYLRFYPFSSTTSHLIGYLGQINEQEKQELNIHSLSDFNIGKYGIEKYYDSKLRGEFGYKKVEVNAYGKQVREIAGTPTKAGKDMYLNIDASLQQNIQQYLNPKGSSAIVMDTRSGNILICASTPGFESNNFNKLSENYWQSLISNPYKPLINKVIQSSYPPGSVFKIITVLAALEVGINPNKTVFCDGSSALGTNSFRCWNHSGHGTVDMMSALKHSCNIYMYALARIVGPDKILEVAREFGLGSKTGIDLAPESSGFVPSKEWKKKKLQIPWSIGDSFNLAIGQGFLGVTPIQLARFITAIASNGKLYTPRILKNDSEFYNVNIKPENIKIIQESLYNTVNVAGGTAYYNRILGKNRQLAGKTGTSQVQGKLNAKDDLSRDSIAWERRNHALFLGFAPYHDPLYSVTVFVDHGGGGSKAAAPIARKIMSDVLDKYTR; from the coding sequence ATGCTAAATAAAAAAATACTACATGGTGAGTTAATTTCACGAAGGGCCTTTATAATCGGGTTAGGTAAACTCGGATTTTTATCACTGCTTGGAATAAGAATGTTTTATTTGCAGCTTATTAAAAGTGAAGAATATAAGACTTTATCAGATAAGAATCGTATTAATTTTGTTGTACTTCCGCCGACCAGAGGAAGAATTTATGATGTAGACGGCAGTATCTTAGCTACTAATAAACCATGTTATCAGTTAGTAATAGATAGGAGCATTAATAATAATTATCTGGATGAATTAGCAATAGTTAGTAATATTCTAAATTTATCTCCGGAAAAATATAATTATATTAAGCAAAAAATTAAAAAATCTAGTCGCCACACTCCTGTAATAATACTTGATCAGCTCGATTGGCAGCAAGTATCAATGGTTGAAGAACAAAAGCATAAACTAGCTTCAATATTCATTGATATAGGATATTTAAGATTTTATCCTTTTTCAAGCACTACTTCTCATTTAATCGGTTATCTAGGTCAAATAAATGAACAAGAGAAGCAAGAGTTAAATATACATAGCTTAAGCGATTTTAATATTGGTAAATACGGTATCGAAAAATATTACGATAGTAAATTACGAGGAGAATTCGGTTATAAAAAAGTTGAAGTAAACGCTTACGGTAAGCAGGTAAGAGAAATAGCAGGAACCCCTACTAAAGCTGGTAAAGATATGTATTTAAATATCGATGCTTCTCTTCAGCAAAATATCCAGCAATATTTAAATCCTAAAGGCTCTTCGGCAATAGTTATGGATACTAGAAGCGGAAACATACTAATTTGTGCTTCCACACCGGGTTTTGAATCAAATAATTTCAATAAATTATCGGAAAATTATTGGCAAAGTTTAATTAGCAATCCTTATAAGCCTTTAATTAATAAGGTAATACAAAGCTCGTATCCCCCAGGTTCGGTTTTTAAAATAATTACCGTACTTGCAGCCCTTGAAGTAGGCATTAATCCTAATAAAACCGTTTTTTGCGACGGTAGCTCTGCTCTTGGTACTAATAGCTTTAGATGTTGGAATCATAGCGGGCATGGGACGGTAGATATGATGTCTGCTTTAAAGCATTCTTGTAATATTTATATGTATGCACTCGCAAGAATAGTAGGTCCGGATAAAATTCTTGAAGTTGCAAGAGAATTTGGCCTCGGCTCAAAGACCGGTATTGATTTAGCTCCTGAAAGTAGTGGATTTGTACCGTCAAAAGAATGGAAAAAGAAAAAATTACAGATTCCTTGGTCAATAGGTGATAGCTTTAATTTGGCAATCGGGCAAGGATTTTTAGGAGTAACGCCGATTCAGCTTGCAAGATTTATTACGGCTATTGCAAGTAACGGTAAACTATATACGCCTAGAATATTAAAAAATGATTCGGAATTTTATAATGTTAATATTAAGCCTGAAAATATCAAAATAATACAAGAAAGTTTATATAATACTGTGAATGTTGCGGGAGGTACGGCGTATTATAATAGAATTTTAGGTAAAAATAGGCAGCTTGCTGGTAAAACCGGTACTTCCCAAGTACAAGGCAAACTAAATGCTAAAGACGATTTAAGCCGTGACTCTATTGCCTGGGAGAGGCGTAATCATGCTTTGTTCTTGGGCTTCGCTCCTTATCACGATCCTCTTTATTCCGTTACTGTTTTTGTTGACCATGGAGGAGGCGGTAGTAAAGCCGCCGCCCCAATAGCTCGTAAAATCATGTCTGACGTGCTGGATAAGTATACTCGTTGA
- the mraZ gene encoding division/cell wall cluster transcriptional repressor MraZ — MNVFLSKYVNGVDKKSRVSVPANYRAVLGKELFNGVIAYPSIRNNCIEACGISHIEKLKQMIETLDPYSEERDAFETMIFGEAVQLSFDGDGRVILPQSLMKHAGIEEQACFVGKGVIFEIWQPQNFEKHLKSAQKIAHEQRFTLRNAN; from the coding sequence ATGAATGTATTTTTATCTAAGTATGTAAATGGTGTTGATAAAAAGAGTAGGGTATCAGTGCCGGCGAATTACCGTGCGGTACTAGGGAAAGAACTATTTAACGGCGTGATTGCTTATCCGTCGATTAGGAATAATTGTATAGAGGCGTGTGGTATTTCGCATATCGAGAAATTAAAGCAAATGATTGAGACGCTTGATCCTTATTCCGAGGAGCGTGATGCCTTTGAGACTATGATATTCGGGGAAGCTGTCCAGCTTTCGTTTGATGGGGATGGAAGAGTAATATTGCCGCAATCTTTAATGAAGCATGCAGGGATCGAAGAGCAGGCATGCTTTGTAGGTAAAGGGGTGATTTTTGAGATTTGGCAGCCGCAGAATTTTGAGAAACATTTAAAATCTGCTCAAAAAATTGCTCATGAACAGCGGTTCACTCTACGGAATGCGAATTGA
- the rsmH gene encoding 16S rRNA (cytosine(1402)-N(4))-methyltransferase RsmH, translating to MLQTHIPVMLSEVLKVLDPKGGEFYLDCTFGAGGYSKAILESCDCYVVALDRDPNVIKKAEEIKQNYVERFDFIATNFADSFAKLKEKQFDGIVLDLGVSSMQLDVADRGFSFLHDGPLDMRMSGQGFSAEEFVNTLEEKEIADIIYKYGNESFSRRIAKSIVEYRKTARIDSTGKLAEIVRSSIGFRKGKIDPATKTFQAIRIYINDELGELERFLMNVKNILKKDGRLVVVSFHSLEDMIIKNFFKENSEKPVARSKYAKDDIIIDPNKWLRIITNKALAPSDKEIRLNIRARSAKLRTAKKIL from the coding sequence ATGTTACAGACCCACATACCTGTAATGCTAAGCGAAGTATTGAAGGTTTTAGATCCAAAAGGCGGTGAGTTTTATTTGGATTGTACATTTGGAGCAGGAGGATATAGCAAAGCAATATTAGAAAGCTGTGACTGTTATGTTGTAGCTTTGGATCGTGATCCAAACGTGATTAAAAAAGCTGAAGAAATTAAACAAAATTACGTTGAGAGATTCGATTTTATAGCAACGAATTTTGCGGATAGTTTTGCAAAGCTTAAGGAAAAACAATTTGACGGGATAGTGCTGGATTTAGGTGTCTCATCAATGCAGTTAGATGTAGCAGATAGAGGATTTTCGTTTTTGCATGATGGACCACTAGATATGCGTATGAGCGGGCAAGGGTTTAGTGCCGAGGAATTTGTAAATACGTTAGAGGAAAAAGAAATCGCCGATATAATTTATAAGTATGGTAATGAGAGCTTTTCACGCAGAATAGCTAAGAGCATCGTAGAATATAGAAAAACGGCAAGAATTGATAGTACGGGCAAGCTCGCTGAGATTGTCAGGAGCAGTATAGGATTCAGAAAAGGCAAAATTGATCCTGCAACTAAAACCTTTCAAGCTATTAGGATTTATATAAACGATGAGCTTGGGGAGTTAGAGCGGTTTTTAATGAATGTAAAAAATATATTAAAGAAAGACGGACGTTTAGTTGTGGTATCTTTTCACTCTTTAGAAGACATGATAATCAAGAATTTCTTTAAAGAAAATTCGGAAAAGCCGGTAGCAAGGTCAAAATATGCTAAAGATGATATAATAATTGATCCAAATAAATGGCTTAGGATTATTACTAACAAAGCTCTAGCACCCTCAGATAAAGAGATAAGGCTTAATATTAGAGCGAGATCAGCAAAGCTTAGAACCGCAAAAAAGATACTATAG